The proteins below are encoded in one region of Hyphomicrobiales bacterium:
- a CDS encoding FAD-dependent oxidoreductase produces the protein MADLPTQARVVIIGGGVVGVSSLYHLAKAGWTDCVLLEKNELTAGSTWHAAGNCPNFSNSWAVLNMQRYGLEMYRTLADDVNYPMNYHVTGSVRLAHSMERMQEFERVAGMGRAQGLDLKVCTPQELKGINPFIELHDLEGGLWDPLDGDIDPAQLTQAMAKGARDMGQKIIRFCPSTGVSRDGDEWVVHTDKGDIRCEFVVNAAGYYAQRVGEWFKPFGGRTVPMVTMSHQYMLSGEIPELEAWTKEQGHKMPLIRDVDISYYLRQDKNGLNLGPYERNCKAHWVSPEDPLPDDFSFQLYPDDLDRLEFYMEDAMARCPLLGTQGIERVINGPIPYAPDGLPLIGPMPGVKNAFEAHCFTFGIAQGGGAGKVLAEWITEGATEWDMWAVDPRRYTDYCDHDHCTQKAMETYGHEYAMHFPHHEWPAGRDKKLSANHAKLLELGGQMGAYNGWERANWFAKDGDDTSEEATQTWNRKGPWEPRIREECEAVRDHCGVLDMPGFSRYVLKGEGAAEWLRGMVTGGLPKVGRLNLGYFADHRGRIVTEMSVMRHGDDLFTLMTAAVAQWHDLEWLQKHLPDDGSLSLTDHTLDYAVLLVTGPKARDILAPLTDGDLSLPWLTHQKATINGITVLLARVSFAGELGWEIHGATADMPELYEAVLGAGATPFGMYALNSLRLEKGYRTWKGDLSTDYTMFEGGLDRFIKLDKEQDYPGKQALMSEKQQGAKKRFVTMTVDLEEFDAPYMSTVWSGDEVVGEITSGGYGYRVDKAIALGIVRSDLAESGNTLEIEVYGKRHKAEIQADEPLWDAGNERIKG, from the coding sequence ATGGCAGATTTACCAACTCAAGCACGCGTCGTCATCATCGGTGGCGGTGTTGTCGGTGTGTCCAGTCTTTATCATTTGGCAAAAGCAGGTTGGACAGATTGCGTCTTACTGGAAAAGAACGAGCTAACGGCTGGTTCCACATGGCATGCTGCTGGTAACTGCCCGAACTTCTCTAATTCATGGGCTGTGTTGAACATGCAGCGTTACGGTCTGGAGATGTATCGCACACTCGCCGATGACGTTAATTATCCAATGAACTACCACGTCACAGGCTCAGTCCGCCTCGCCCACTCTATGGAGCGTATGCAGGAATTTGAACGTGTTGCAGGCATGGGCCGCGCTCAAGGGCTTGATCTTAAAGTTTGCACGCCGCAAGAGCTTAAAGGAATCAATCCATTCATCGAGCTTCATGACCTTGAAGGTGGCCTTTGGGATCCGCTTGATGGTGACATTGACCCCGCGCAGCTAACGCAAGCAATGGCTAAAGGCGCCCGCGACATGGGCCAGAAAATCATTCGTTTTTGTCCATCAACAGGCGTCTCGCGTGATGGTGACGAATGGGTCGTCCATACAGACAAAGGCGATATTCGTTGTGAGTTTGTTGTCAATGCAGCAGGCTATTATGCGCAGCGCGTTGGCGAATGGTTCAAACCCTTTGGCGGGCGCACAGTACCGATGGTCACTATGAGCCACCAATATATGCTCTCAGGTGAAATTCCCGAATTGGAAGCATGGACCAAGGAACAAGGCCACAAAATGCCTTTGATCCGCGATGTCGATATTTCTTATTACTTGCGCCAAGATAAAAATGGCCTCAACCTCGGCCCTTATGAGCGCAACTGTAAGGCCCATTGGGTAAGCCCAGAAGATCCGCTGCCCGATGACTTCTCCTTCCAACTTTACCCAGATGATCTCGATCGCCTAGAATTCTACATGGAAGACGCTATGGCGCGTTGCCCGCTTCTGGGGACACAAGGCATTGAGCGCGTTATCAACGGCCCAATCCCTTACGCGCCCGATGGCCTGCCACTTATTGGCCCAATGCCGGGTGTTAAAAATGCATTTGAAGCTCATTGCTTTACATTCGGCATCGCCCAAGGTGGCGGCGCGGGTAAGGTCTTGGCTGAGTGGATCACTGAAGGTGCGACCGAATGGGATATGTGGGCCGTCGACCCTCGTCGCTACACAGATTACTGTGATCATGATCACTGCACGCAAAAAGCAATGGAAACTTATGGCCACGAATATGCCATGCATTTCCCGCACCATGAATGGCCAGCAGGACGCGATAAGAAGCTCTCAGCTAATCACGCAAAGCTCTTAGAGCTTGGCGGCCAAATGGGCGCTTACAATGGTTGGGAACGTGCCAACTGGTTTGCCAAAGATGGCGATGATACATCTGAAGAAGCAACGCAAACATGGAACCGCAAAGGCCCGTGGGAACCACGTATTCGCGAAGAATGCGAAGCCGTGCGTGATCATTGCGGCGTGCTCGATATGCCGGGCTTCTCTCGCTATGTGTTAAAAGGCGAAGGCGCGGCGGAATGGTTGCGCGGTATGGTAACAGGTGGCCTGCCAAAAGTGGGTCGACTAAACCTTGGCTACTTCGCAGACCATCGCGGGCGCATCGTGACGGAAATGTCCGTTATGCGCCACGGCGATGACCTCTTCACCTTGATGACGGCAGCGGTTGCGCAATGGCACGACCTTGAGTGGTTGCAGAAGCATTTGCCCGATGATGGCTCCCTGTCCCTCACAGATCACACACTCGATTATGCGGTGCTTCTGGTCACAGGGCCAAAAGCACGCGATATCCTTGCACCGCTCACCGATGGTGATTTGTCCCTACCGTGGCTCACCCATCAAAAAGCAACCATCAACGGCATCACCGTCTTGCTGGCGCGAGTTTCCTTTGCTGGTGAACTCGGCTGGGAAATTCATGGTGCAACGGCAGATATGCCAGAGCTTTATGAGGCTGTGCTCGGTGCAGGTGCCACGCCATTTGGCATGTACGCCCTTAATTCCTTGCGCCTTGAAAAAGGCTACCGCACGTGGAAGGGCGACCTTTCAACGGATTACACCATGTTTGAAGGCGGCTTAGATCGGTTCATTAAGCTGGATAAAGAACAAGATTATCCAGGCAAACAAGCCTTGATGAGCGAGAAGCAGCAAGGGGCGAAGAAGCGCTTTGTTACGATGACCGTTGATCTTGAAGAATTCGACGCACCTTATATGTCGACCGTTTGGAGCGGCGATGAGGTTGTGGGCGAGATAACATCTGGTGGCTACGGTTATCGTGTTGATAAAGCGATTGCCTTGGGTATTGTCCGCAGTGATCTGGCAGAATCTGGCAACACTCTTGAAATCGAAGTTTACGGCAAGCGCCACAAAGCAGAAATTCAAGCTGATGAGCCGCTTTGGGATGCTGGCAACGAACGAATTAAAGGGTAA
- a CDS encoding XRE family transcriptional regulator: protein MEDIQTIASERQAGVGKDIRALRKSRNVTLADMAETLDRSIGWLSQVERGQTEPAIPDLRKIARIFEIPISFFFRNELADESESGLIVRAHSRAKLGSRQDGLIEELLSPNLSGDFEMIRSEFEPHSKSELIAARPTQEGGYLVSGALTLWIGDKAHHLSGGDSFQFQNEQYRWENSGDEPAIALWVISPPVY from the coding sequence ATGGAAGATATTCAAACCATTGCAAGCGAACGTCAGGCTGGTGTCGGCAAAGACATTCGCGCCCTACGCAAATCGCGCAATGTTACCCTTGCAGATATGGCTGAAACGCTGGACCGCTCAATTGGTTGGTTGAGCCAAGTAGAGCGCGGCCAAACAGAACCCGCCATTCCCGATCTTCGTAAAATAGCCCGTATTTTCGAAATTCCGATAAGCTTTTTCTTTCGCAATGAATTAGCCGACGAAAGCGAAAGCGGCTTAATTGTTCGTGCTCATTCGCGAGCAAAACTTGGATCGCGACAAGATGGATTGATCGAGGAGTTATTGTCTCCCAATCTATCTGGTGATTTTGAAATGATCCGTTCAGAATTCGAACCGCATTCAAAAAGCGAGCTGATAGCAGCACGGCCAACGCAAGAAGGTGGTTATTTGGTCTCAGGCGCCCTCACCTTATGGATTGGCGACAAGGCACATCACCTCTCAGGCGGTGACAGTTTTCAATTTCAAAATGAACAATACCGCTGGGAAAACAGCGGTGACGAACCGGCCATCGCTCTTTGGGTGATTTCCCCCCCTGTCTATTAA
- a CDS encoding PLP-dependent aminotransferase family protein, producing the protein MRYSLFHIEREKPMTLQAQIREMLVDAMIADQLPPRTPVPSTRVMAKRLKVSRNTVMLAYQALAADGYLVAKERSGFYVSEEARAAVVQQTAKPVMPAEAPTKVDWSNKLRISPATQTNIVKPKNWHDYPYPFIYGQVDSSLFPISSWRDCMRQSMSVKWLDAWTDDLFNADDPMLLEQIQQRILTRRGVMAKPEEILVTMGAQNALFLLCSLLVKEDTAVALEDPGYPDQRNMFELRSNDVRAVGIDNHGIRVDQLSDSKIVFTTPSHQFPTNITMSMERRLELLEWANATDAIVIEDDYEYETNYRGEPTPALKSLDQSGRVIYVGSLSKSIMPGLRMGFMVASAELIAELRALRRLVLRHPPGNNQRVVALFLALGGHDALINRLHRAYHKRWQAMALALDTYFSGWAEAPVFGGTSFWCRGPEGFDAGAFSEAALKRGVVIERGDVFFRDGEAHKNYFRLGFSSIPEDKIDAGIAILAEVAAEMLGKNPSEI; encoded by the coding sequence ATGAGATACAGTCTTTTTCACATTGAGCGTGAAAAGCCGATGACGCTCCAAGCGCAAATCAGGGAAATGTTGGTTGATGCGATGATTGCTGACCAATTGCCGCCACGCACACCCGTTCCATCCACTCGCGTTATGGCGAAGCGGCTCAAAGTGTCTCGCAACACGGTTATGCTTGCTTATCAAGCGCTTGCCGCCGATGGGTATTTGGTGGCCAAGGAGCGCTCTGGGTTTTATGTGTCTGAGGAGGCAAGGGCTGCTGTTGTTCAGCAAACCGCAAAACCAGTAATGCCTGCGGAAGCACCGACCAAGGTTGATTGGTCGAACAAACTTCGCATTTCTCCCGCAACACAAACCAATATCGTAAAGCCGAAAAACTGGCACGATTATCCTTATCCGTTCATTTATGGGCAGGTGGATTCAAGCCTTTTCCCGATCAGCTCATGGCGCGATTGTATGCGCCAATCTATGAGCGTGAAATGGTTGGATGCTTGGACAGACGATCTGTTTAATGCGGATGACCCGATGCTGCTTGAACAAATCCAACAACGCATTCTCACGCGCCGTGGTGTTATGGCCAAGCCAGAGGAAATTCTGGTGACAATGGGCGCGCAAAACGCTTTGTTTTTGCTGTGCAGTCTGCTTGTTAAAGAAGACACAGCCGTTGCTCTTGAAGACCCCGGCTATCCTGATCAGCGTAATATGTTTGAGTTGCGTTCCAATGATGTGCGGGCGGTGGGTATCGATAATCATGGTATTCGTGTTGATCAATTGAGCGATTCCAAAATCGTCTTCACCACACCAAGCCATCAGTTCCCGACCAATATCACCATGAGCATGGAGCGACGGTTGGAATTGTTGGAGTGGGCCAATGCGACCGATGCCATTGTTATTGAAGATGACTATGAATATGAGACCAATTATCGCGGTGAACCAACACCGGCTTTGAAGTCACTCGATCAATCTGGTCGTGTGATCTATGTGGGCAGCTTGTCGAAATCTATCATGCCGGGTTTGCGGATGGGTTTTATGGTGGCATCTGCTGAGCTGATCGCAGAACTGCGCGCGCTTCGTCGTCTTGTCTTGCGTCATCCTCCCGGCAACAATCAGCGGGTGGTCGCACTGTTCTTGGCGCTTGGTGGGCATGACGCTTTGATCAACCGCTTGCACCGTGCCTATCATAAACGTTGGCAGGCAATGGCCTTGGCGCTTGATACGTATTTTTCTGGTTGGGCAGAAGCACCCGTGTTTGGCGGCACATCGTTTTGGTGTCGCGGACCTGAAGGGTTTGATGCTGGAGCCTTTAGTGAGGCCGCGTTAAAACGTGGTGTTGTGATTGAGCGGGGTGATGTGTTTTTTAGGGATGGTGAAGCTCATAAAAATTATTTCAGGCTAGGCTTTTCCTCTATACCCGAAGACAAGATCGACGCAGGCATTGCAATCCTTGCTGAAGTTGCTGCAGAGATGCTTGGTAAAAACCCATCAGAAATCTAA
- a CDS encoding ABC transporter substrate-binding protein yields MNFKKLAATLAMGVSATMMLAANPAKALDELTVAYFLEWPTPNQFAQANKIYEKELGVKVNWVSFDAGTAMSAAMASGDVHISFSQGVTPFLVATAAGQDLQVVDVAVSYSDNDNCVVRSELEISKDNVADLKGKRVAVPLGTAAHSGFLAQMKHFGISESDLTIVDMAPSDSAAAFSQPNSDLAMACGWGGALRTMKQHGNPIIEGAEKEAVVGKVFDVTSVPTSFGEENPEILAKFLKITADMNAKYAKDSAPMMAAIGKAAGMDAEGTKAVIGTFVFPTVEEQLSDKWMGGGVATFLAAGAKSLEEGGKIKALSDYNALVNSSYLEAASKL; encoded by the coding sequence ATGAATTTCAAAAAATTAGCCGCGACTTTGGCGATGGGCGTTTCTGCAACAATGATGCTTGCAGCAAACCCAGCAAAAGCGCTTGATGAACTGACTGTTGCTTACTTCTTGGAGTGGCCAACACCAAACCAGTTCGCACAGGCAAACAAAATTTATGAAAAAGAACTTGGTGTAAAAGTGAACTGGGTATCTTTCGACGCTGGTACAGCCATGTCTGCTGCGATGGCATCAGGTGACGTACACATTTCATTCTCACAAGGTGTTACACCGTTCCTCGTTGCAACTGCTGCTGGTCAAGACCTACAGGTTGTCGACGTTGCTGTGTCTTACTCAGACAATGATAACTGTGTTGTTCGTTCAGAGCTTGAAATTTCAAAAGACAATGTAGCTGACCTTAAAGGCAAGCGCGTTGCTGTGCCGCTTGGTACTGCTGCTCATTCTGGCTTCTTGGCTCAAATGAAGCATTTCGGCATTTCAGAATCAGATTTGACAATCGTTGATATGGCTCCATCTGACTCAGCTGCAGCTTTCTCACAACCAAACTCAGACCTTGCAATGGCCTGTGGTTGGGGTGGCGCGCTTCGTACAATGAAGCAGCATGGTAACCCAATTATCGAAGGTGCTGAAAAAGAAGCAGTTGTTGGCAAAGTGTTCGACGTAACATCTGTTCCAACGTCTTTTGGTGAAGAAAACCCAGAGATCCTTGCTAAGTTCCTAAAAATCACTGCTGACATGAATGCAAAATACGCAAAAGATTCAGCGCCGATGATGGCAGCGATTGGTAAAGCTGCTGGTATGGATGCTGAAGGTACGAAAGCTGTGATCGGTACATTCGTCTTCCCAACAGTTGAAGAGCAGCTATCTGACAAATGGATGGGCGGCGGTGTTGCTACATTCTTGGCTGCAGGTGCAAAGTCTTTGGAAGAAGGCGGCAAAATCAAAGCGCTTAGTGATTACAATGCACTTGTAAACTCAAGCTACCTTGAAGCTGCTTCAAAGCTCTAA
- a CDS encoding ABC transporter ATP-binding protein: MSGLLIEDISMRFELPNGDAVQALQDINLNIKEGELLSVLGPSGCGKTTLLNIVAGFLAPTSGTISLNSQQVSGPGPERGMVFQKGALFEWMSVRKNVAFGPSMKGMPQRETNEIVDHLLNVVGLQDFKDKAIYELSGGMQQRVALARCLANEPDVILMDEPLGALDALTREKMQGLVLKLWKETGKTIILITHSVEEALLLGERLLVMAPRPGRVHKEYNLPFAEMGVDADLREVKKHEKFGEVRDEILGMIWDMEEEIMGRTEGAG, translated from the coding sequence ATGTCCGGATTACTTATCGAAGATATTTCCATGCGTTTTGAATTGCCGAATGGTGATGCCGTTCAAGCTTTGCAAGACATAAACCTCAACATCAAAGAAGGTGAGTTGCTTTCTGTCCTTGGCCCGTCAGGGTGCGGTAAGACGACGCTCTTGAATATTGTGGCAGGCTTTTTAGCGCCGACAAGTGGGACAATTTCCTTAAACAGCCAGCAGGTTTCTGGCCCAGGTCCTGAACGCGGTATGGTGTTTCAAAAAGGGGCGCTGTTTGAGTGGATGAGCGTGCGCAAAAATGTTGCTTTTGGTCCTTCAATGAAGGGTATGCCCCAGCGTGAGACAAATGAGATCGTTGATCACCTGCTCAATGTTGTTGGCCTCCAAGACTTTAAAGATAAAGCGATCTATGAGCTTTCAGGCGGAATGCAGCAGCGCGTGGCTTTAGCCCGCTGTCTTGCCAATGAGCCAGATGTTATTTTGATGGATGAACCGCTTGGTGCGCTCGACGCATTGACGCGGGAGAAGATGCAAGGGCTGGTGCTGAAACTCTGGAAAGAGACAGGCAAAACCATCATCTTGATCACGCACTCGGTAGAAGAAGCATTGTTACTTGGCGAACGGCTGTTGGTGATGGCACCACGTCCGGGCAGGGTTCACAAAGAATACAATCTTCCTTTTGCTGAGATGGGGGTCGATGCGGATCTTCGTGAAGTGAAAAAGCATGAGAAATTCGGTGAAGTGCGCGATGAAATTCTCGGCATGATCTGGGATATGGAAGAAGAAATCATGGGCCGCACCGAAGGTGCAGGTTAG
- a CDS encoding ABC transporter permease subunit, which yields MFFLEADFISEVQSALGTSLWMILGIAMIFIIFLAFSAVFSFLFGLYKKGKEAKGFGSLKTVTFGDESAVVANRIASVFGVLAIFFIWGLATESKLLPFSLPGPFTGDAQFEYVAKNAAGETDKATVTIRVSKQGDPVEKLTVDDTSAGFAKDDAVMMIERRSKILRAQNNDDGGKEDGYHLTEINGIAVTSETVIPFEAGEIFITRRGSLSIRPGEGMTMEALFLPPPEKVWSTFLQLNAEGYQDVSLWENVFWSLARVFIGFGLGCLFGIPLGYAMGLNGWLRGWFDPIVEFMRPVPPLALIPLVIIWFGIGEQGKISLLFLAALWIMTIAARSGVSGVNISKVHAAYSLGASKPQILSRVIIPNSLPDIFTGARVAMGVCWGTVVAAELVAAEKGIGKMIIAASKFQLTDIVIVGIVIIGIIGFGIEVLMRIIEKRLIPWKGKG from the coding sequence ATGTTTTTTTTAGAAGCTGACTTCATCTCCGAGGTTCAAAGTGCCCTAGGAACGTCTTTATGGATGATTTTAGGCATTGCGATGATTTTCATCATCTTTTTGGCTTTTAGCGCCGTGTTTTCTTTCCTCTTTGGCCTTTATAAAAAAGGTAAAGAAGCAAAAGGGTTTGGTAGCTTAAAAACTGTCACCTTTGGCGATGAAAGTGCCGTTGTTGCAAACCGCATAGCTTCTGTCTTTGGTGTGTTGGCGATCTTCTTCATTTGGGGCTTGGCCACAGAATCAAAGCTTCTTCCGTTTAGCTTGCCCGGTCCTTTTACAGGGGACGCACAGTTTGAGTATGTCGCAAAAAATGCGGCTGGTGAAACAGACAAAGCAACGGTTACCATTCGTGTTTCCAAACAAGGCGATCCGGTTGAAAAACTGACGGTGGATGATACGTCAGCAGGTTTTGCCAAAGATGACGCCGTGATGATGATTGAGCGTCGTTCTAAGATTTTGCGTGCTCAAAACAATGATGACGGTGGCAAAGAAGACGGCTACCATCTCACTGAGATCAACGGCATCGCCGTCACGAGTGAAACGGTTATTCCTTTTGAGGCTGGCGAGATATTCATTACCAGACGTGGGAGCTTATCCATCCGTCCTGGGGAAGGCATGACAATGGAAGCGTTGTTTTTGCCTCCGCCTGAAAAAGTGTGGTCGACCTTCCTTCAGTTGAATGCAGAAGGCTATCAGGACGTCTCACTGTGGGAGAATGTATTCTGGTCATTGGCGCGCGTGTTTATTGGTTTTGGCCTTGGGTGTCTATTTGGTATCCCGCTGGGTTATGCCATGGGCCTTAACGGTTGGCTTCGTGGGTGGTTCGACCCGATTGTTGAATTCATGCGTCCAGTGCCGCCTTTGGCCTTGATTCCTTTGGTTATCATCTGGTTTGGCATTGGCGAGCAGGGCAAAATCTCACTGCTCTTCCTTGCGGCTTTGTGGATCATGACGATTGCTGCACGTTCGGGTGTGTCGGGTGTCAATATTTCGAAGGTGCACGCGGCCTATTCACTCGGAGCGAGTAAGCCTCAGATATTATCTCGAGTGATCATTCCAAATTCATTACCAGATATTTTTACAGGCGCCCGTGTTGCAATGGGTGTGTGTTGGGGCACGGTTGTGGCGGCTGAATTGGTGGCTGCTGAAAAGGGTATCGGAAAGATGATTATCGCGGCTTCAAAGTTCCAACTTACTGACATTGTCATCGTCGGTATCGTGATTATCGGCATCATCGGTTTTGGTATCGAAGTGCTGATGCGTATCATTGAAAAGCGCTTGATCCCTTGGAAAGGCAAAGGCTAA
- a CDS encoding ABC transporter substrate-binding protein, whose product MHKTLLGLAGATFGAMLMTSVSTTSAEAACGEVTITEMNWASSAVVTAVSKFIMEQGYGCAVTKVPSATLPAVTSVAETGKPDIVTELWINSAPVYKELEAEGKVVKLADVLSDGGVEAWFVPDYLIEKHPELATLEGILANPELVGGKFHNCPVGWGCRVINDNNITARGLRDVKGLEIFDHGSGETMATSIAAAYSDKAPWFGYYWAPTSVLGKYPMTAVDIGPHVADAHTCNTKDDCATPGASAYPPSEVITFTTTAFKESNPDIAALMSNVSFTNAQMGEVLAWQEDNKASADEAAVYFLNKYKDAWSGWLNDEAKGKLAALLNG is encoded by the coding sequence ATGCATAAAACACTTCTCGGTCTTGCAGGTGCTACTTTTGGCGCAATGCTTATGACCTCAGTCTCAACTACATCAGCGGAAGCTGCTTGTGGTGAGGTAACAATCACTGAAATGAACTGGGCTTCATCAGCTGTTGTAACAGCTGTGTCAAAGTTCATCATGGAACAAGGCTACGGCTGTGCAGTGACTAAAGTTCCGTCTGCAACGCTTCCGGCAGTAACTTCAGTTGCTGAAACTGGCAAGCCAGACATCGTAACAGAGCTTTGGATCAACTCAGCTCCTGTCTACAAAGAGCTAGAAGCAGAAGGCAAAGTTGTTAAACTTGCTGACGTTCTTTCTGACGGTGGCGTAGAAGCTTGGTTCGTTCCAGATTACCTAATCGAAAAGCACCCAGAGCTTGCAACGCTAGAAGGTATTTTGGCGAACCCTGAGCTTGTTGGTGGTAAATTCCACAACTGTCCAGTTGGTTGGGGTTGTCGTGTTATCAATGATAACAACATCACAGCACGTGGCTTGCGTGACGTAAAAGGTCTTGAAATTTTTGACCACGGTTCTGGTGAAACAATGGCGACTTCAATCGCTGCTGCTTACTCAGATAAAGCTCCTTGGTTTGGTTACTACTGGGCGCCAACATCTGTTCTTGGTAAATACCCAATGACAGCTGTGGACATTGGCCCACACGTAGCAGACGCACACACTTGTAACACCAAAGACGATTGTGCAACACCTGGTGCTTCTGCTTACCCACCATCTGAAGTGATCACATTCACAACAACAGCGTTTAAAGAATCAAACCCAGACATCGCAGCTTTGATGTCTAATGTTTCATTCACAAACGCTCAAATGGGTGAAGTGCTTGCATGGCAAGAAGACAACAAAGCTTCTGCTGACGAAGCAGCTGTATACTTCCTCAACAAGTACAAAGATGCTTGGAGCGGTTGGCTCAATGATGAAGCTAAAGGTAAATTGGCTGCTCTATTGAACGGCTAA
- a CDS encoding ABC transporter permease subunit, whose translation MATFDGFFDTFGLRGWCGAGKTDGPMTMAELLAKAKGGVEETPWWDVPFPSLDNLNKACGAIPRTRDMTEGVANAFLDIKDKLKFVLDPLTQPLSFILDYSLSFFVGMPWWLLIILILALSYYASRSVLVTAFVAICFLFFGFIDHYSFAVQTLSIIAVCTFISVLLGVPIGIAMSKYDWFQRANIPVLDMLQTLPTFVYLIPLIFLFSVTESKLYGIAIILYAIVPVIRLTDLGIRLVDKDVIEAADAFGMSSRQKLFGVEIPLALPNIMAGINQTIMMSLAMVVIASLVSAPGLGVLVLRGIRNLELGVGLIAGFCIVLLAVILDRVSKASLSRINAAQG comes from the coding sequence ATGGCAACATTTGATGGTTTTTTTGACACCTTTGGACTTCGCGGCTGGTGTGGCGCAGGAAAAACAGACGGCCCGATGACGATGGCCGAGCTACTCGCAAAAGCAAAAGGTGGCGTTGAAGAAACACCTTGGTGGGATGTTCCATTCCCTTCGCTTGATAATTTGAATAAAGCATGCGGTGCGATACCGCGTACGCGCGATATGACTGAAGGCGTTGCGAACGCCTTTCTTGATATTAAAGACAAGCTGAAATTCGTGCTTGACCCGCTGACTCAACCGCTCAGCTTTATTCTCGATTATTCGCTGTCTTTCTTCGTCGGGATGCCTTGGTGGCTCCTGATCATTCTCATTCTCGCGCTTAGCTATTATGCGTCGCGTTCTGTGCTTGTGACTGCCTTTGTTGCGATCTGCTTCCTCTTTTTTGGTTTCATTGATCACTACTCATTCGCGGTGCAAACCCTCTCGATTATTGCGGTCTGTACTTTCATCAGCGTGCTACTTGGCGTGCCGATTGGTATTGCAATGTCTAAATATGATTGGTTCCAGCGCGCTAATATCCCCGTTTTGGATATGCTGCAAACGCTACCGACTTTCGTGTATTTGATCCCGTTGATCTTCCTGTTCTCAGTAACAGAATCCAAGCTCTACGGTATTGCGATTATTCTTTATGCCATTGTGCCAGTGATCCGCTTGACGGATTTGGGTATTCGATTGGTCGATAAAGACGTGATTGAGGCTGCTGACGCGTTCGGCATGTCGAGCCGTCAAAAGCTATTCGGTGTTGAAATCCCACTCGCGCTTCCAAACATCATGGCTGGTATCAACCAGACAATTATGATGTCGCTTGCGATGGTGGTGATTGCGTCACTCGTTTCTGCACCTGGTCTGGGCGTTCTGGTTCTTCGCGGTATTCGCAACCTTGAATTGGGCGTCGGTCTGATTGCTGGTTTCTGTATCGTGTTGTTGGCTGTGATCCTTGATCGCGTCAGTAAAGCATCATTGAGCCGTATCAATGCAGCTCAGGGTTAA
- a CDS encoding ATP-binding cassette domain-containing protein, giving the protein MSDNPIKISIKNLYKIFGNDPQSALAHVKNGMGKPELLDKTGHVLGLQDINVDMREGEITVIMGLSGSGKSTLIRHLNRLIDPTAGEVIFGDDDVLKYDSETLRDMRQTRMSMVFQKFALLPHRTVLQNAGTALRVRGESEELADTEGNKWLNRVGLNGFAGHYPHQLSGGMQQRVGIARALTSNSEVMLMDEAFSALDPLIRTDMQDLLLELQQELNKTIVFITHDLDEALKLADHLVILKDGYVVQQGEPQHILLNPNDPYIEDFVSDINRARVLKVRSVMKPLEGKMPKTAGEVDFNESLETLIGMSEGDTTKTYLVTRDGEAVGLLDMKVLVKALVPRVASESGVRGTVTS; this is encoded by the coding sequence ATGAGTGATAATCCAATCAAAATCTCGATCAAAAATCTTTATAAGATTTTTGGTAACGACCCTCAGTCTGCGCTTGCCCATGTGAAAAATGGTATGGGTAAACCGGAGCTGCTTGATAAAACAGGCCATGTTCTTGGTCTTCAAGACATCAATGTTGATATGCGAGAAGGCGAAATCACGGTGATTATGGGGCTTTCTGGCTCTGGTAAATCAACCTTGATCCGCCACCTTAATCGCCTGATCGACCCGACTGCAGGTGAGGTCATCTTTGGTGATGATGATGTGCTGAAGTACGATTCTGAAACGCTGCGTGATATGCGCCAAACGCGCATGTCGATGGTGTTTCAAAAATTCGCGCTTTTGCCACACCGCACTGTGCTTCAAAACGCTGGTACGGCGTTGCGGGTGCGTGGTGAAAGTGAAGAGCTTGCAGACACAGAAGGCAATAAGTGGCTTAACCGCGTGGGGCTTAACGGCTTTGCGGGCCATTACCCGCATCAGCTTTCTGGTGGTATGCAACAGCGCGTGGGTATCGCCCGTGCGTTGACGTCAAACTCTGAAGTTATGTTGATGGATGAGGCGTTTTCCGCGCTTGATCCGTTGATCCGCACGGACATGCAAGACCTGTTGTTGGAGCTTCAACAAGAGCTCAACAAAACCATCGTCTTCATTACGCACGATTTGGACGAAGCCTTGAAGCTTGCTGATCATCTGGTGATTTTGAAAGATGGTTATGTGGTACAGCAAGGTGAGCCGCAGCACATTCTACTTAATCCGAATGATCCATACATCGAGGATTTCGTGAGCGATATTAACCGCGCACGTGTGTTGAAGGTTCGTTCAGTGATGAAGCCGCTTGAAGGCAAAATGCCGAAGACTGCGGGTGAGGTCGACTTTAATGAAAGCCTAGAAACGCTAATTGGCATGTCTGAAGGTGATACAACCAAAACCTATCTTGTTACCAGAGATGGAGAAGCAGTTGGTTTGCTCGATATGAAGGTGCTGGTTAAAGCGCTCGTGCCGCGTGTGGCCTCTGAATCTGGTGTTCGCGGGACTGTGACGTCCTAA